The following is a genomic window from Scylla paramamosain isolate STU-SP2022 unplaced genomic scaffold, ASM3559412v1 Contig141, whole genome shotgun sequence.
ATAGACACATTGTTTACTGATAAGCAAAACTACACGAGGAAAGCATTGGTGTAATTAAGATTAGTGTGGTTGCGaaaggatgagtgtgtgtgtgtgtgtgtgtgtgtgtgtgtgtgtgtgtgtgtgtgtgtgtgtgtgtgtgtgtgtgtgtgtgtgtgtgtgtgtgtgtatgtgtgtgtgtgtgtgtgtgtgtgtgtgtgtgtgtgtgtgtgtgtgtgtgtgtgtgtgtgtgtgagtgtctgagtgagtgagtgagtgtgcacGCTTGAtatctcgacacacacacacacacacacacacacacacacacacacacacacacacacacacacacacacacacacacacttcctcacagggagacgtcaggccgttcgctatcagggctctgtctctaattaccaacagctgacatgtggggtcccccagggaaccaagatgggtcctctatgcttcctcctccttattaacgacgccctcactgacaccccccatcgctggaagtatgtggacgactgcaccgtgggcgtcccagtttccaccaagaacccggactactcgccactgcaagcaattctggagcgactgcagacgtggacggaggagagcaggatgaccatcaaccacaacaaaactgtggtgatgcatttctgtacctcctctgtaccaatgccccctccccagctcacagtgggccctcaccccttccaggtggtccgatgtgccaagcttctcggagtcacggtggacgaccagctgacctggaagcagcatgtcgccagcaccgtgagatcagctacctacaggctgtacatgctgcgcagactcaggtcgctggggacgccgacagatgagttaaggggggtgtaccttaccttcatcctccccaaactcatgtacgcctccccagcgtggtcctcctccctcacacacactcaacagctacagctagagagtgtgcagaaaagggcgtgcagggtcatccttggccctgcctacaccacctatgaagaagccctgaccaccctgagtctgtccagactatccaccaggcaccgagaggctctggagaagtttggaaggggactactgcatcacccacgtctcagaaacatgctgccgcctgacgcgcctcccccgacccgtgccaccagacaccacaacaagataacgcccctgaaggcgccgcgcacggaccgttacagactcagtgcgattcccaccatggtgcgagccatcaatcaatagtctcttctagattagacttacctttaggattaatgttaagtatttccccaccccctatgtacattttcactttgttaactgcctaaataataaaccgtttattattattattattattattattattattattattattattatcattattattattacacacacacacacacacacacacacacacacacacacacagatcactaACACTTAACAAAGCTTCATTATAACACGAGTGACCACACCGCTCTTTAacacgccccgccccgcccctccccgcgTCCCGCTACCACCCACGGCGGGGCTGGAGGGACGCTGGGGCTTCGTGGATGCTAGGGGGAGGGCAGGATGGGCTGGggcgggtggggggaggagagcgAAGTAGGTTATTCATTAATGTTCAGCTTAATGGGGTAAACTCTGTCCCATTGCCCCGCGACCCCCtgctgagtgagagagagagagagagagagagagagagagagagagagagagagagagagagagagagagagagagagattgtccgcctggtttttgttttgtttttctatttggttttatttcctctctctctctctctctctctctctctctctctctctctctctctctctctctctctctctctctctctctctctcttcttttccttctccattttgttattttcgtcTAATGTACTAATTTGCTATATtttctcctgtctttttttgttagtgttattgtttatttttgtttattttatagtttaacttcttcttcttcttcttcttcttcttcttcttcttcttcttcttcttcttcttcttcttcttcttcttcttcttcttcttcttcttcttcttcttcttcttcttcttcttcttcttcttcttcttcttcttcttcttcttcttcttcttcttcttcttcttcttcttcttcttcttcttcttcttcttcttcttcttcttcttcttcttcttcttcttcttcttcttcttcttcttcttcttcttcttcttcttcttcttcttcttcttcttcttcttcttcttcttcttcttcttcttcttcttcttcttcttcttcttcttcttcttcttcttcttcttcttcttcttcttcttcttcttctttgccgtaattttttttcgtaatcttGGTTTTCACGTTCAAAATTTCTATtaatgtatatctttttttctcgttgctttcttcctcctcctcctcctccccttcctcctcctcctcctccctcctcctccacccactctttatctttatccttttctcttgcttctccttttctccttgtccacttttttttcacttcttccttcccaactccttcccctattcctctttcttctctgtcttcaccttcaccaccaacatAATCAtcaccctcacttccctcaccatcctatcttcttcactcttccacTCTCACACTCCCTTACTCTAaaattctccctttccttcttttctccacttatcctcttcctcctttccttcttcctttccctttcttattccttttctccctccttccctccctcgtagCTGcagtccttcccttcttcccctccctttcttccctcactttctctccatcctgGAAGCGACGTCGTTAGGGAGAATGAAAGCGAGCAGTGACATCatcagggaaggagggagggagagagagggagggggaaaacgCGTtacagggagggacggaggagagtaagtaaggaagggagagaagggagagggagggagggatgccaCGTGCTGAGATATGGggtggtgggaagggagagggaagggagtgttaCCAGTAAGGGAGAGGATtaagtgattgttgttgttttggtcgTATTAAAACTGTCGCTGGAATGTGTAACAGCTCACAAAAATCACCTGCATAGAATATTTACTAACACCgacaagggaggaaaggcaTCAATTAAAGAAcctgttgttactattactcgTATTAACATTTCCACAGTGACAGGAGACCGTTAATGAAAATCACTGTGCTGAAGGAAGACCACGGAttaaaacaatatattttcCAGTTTCTTTCTAGTATAGTGTTTAAATGTGCATTGTTACGATTATTGCTTGAATTAAAACCTCCTGTACGCTCTGTGTGAAATCTTTACTTGGCACCCATAAGGAAGAAACGGGATAAAAAATAGTAGGGTTTCCAATTTCGTGACTCCAGTGAAATGTTCAGAGGTGGATGTAGAAGAGAAGTGCCTGGAGTCACTTCGTGaactgtgtgaaaaaaaaaaaaatgcagcgaaAACATTGAGACGCGAAAcaggaaagctaaaaaaaaaaaaaaaatctgaatttcATGCTTGTAGTGAAAATATTAGAAGTGGACTTAGAAAAGCACGTGACTGAGAACTGAAAATTTGTGACAGACAAGATGCAACTCTGATGGTCAAATAAAGTAATTTAGATATAACTCATATATCTGACAATACAcggcaggaagaaagagaggaaaaactcAAGAGAAGCttcatggatgcagtgaaagaggaCATGCCTGTATTGGGTGTGACTGAGGGAGGCGCAGAAGACCCGAGCacgttggaggaggaggcagcctaaaaaaaagtagtagtaatttggTGCTCAGATAAAAAC
Proteins encoded in this region:
- the LOC135099518 gene encoding uncharacterized protein LOC135099518, coding for MGPLCFLLLINDALTDTPHRWKYVDDCTVGVPVSTKNPDYSPLQAILERLQTWTEESRMTINHNKTVVMHFCTSSVPMPPPQLTVGPHPFQVVRCAKLLGVTVDDQLTWKQHVASTVRSATYRLYMLRRLRSLGTPTDELRGVYLTFILPKLMYASPAWSSSLTHTQQLQLESVQKRACRVILGPAYTTYEEALTTLSLSRLSTRHREALEKFGRGLLHHPRLRNMLPPDAPPPTRATRHHNKITPLKAPRTDRYRLSAIPTMVRAINQ